AATGTGGGAATGATTGTCCAAATTACCAAAGGAGAAATATATGCCATCAGCATTGCCTGGAGATATTCGTGAATCAATTGCTATTGCCAATGCTAAAAGCGTAGCCGAACAGCCAGCTCTGCTTGCTAATCTGGCATTTGCCAATGTAGTTGCCAATACTAATCTATCTCAGCAAAATGCCCTGTCCAACCAACAGGCAATGAACCAACTAGCGATGACAGTCACCGCTAAAGCTGTCAATAAAGTATCAGACTTGACTCCACTAGAAGCTTTGGCTGTTAACAAGTTATATACAGGTAACGATGTGGCTCAACAACTAGCCGATCTCAGGGCTGTGAGCAAACTATAGTTTTTTTCAGCTAGGAATTACCTCAATAGTAAAGAATAAACAAATCTTCACCAATTCAGAAAGGGTAAATCATGTCGGATTCTTCCATACCAGATGATATCCAGGAATCAATTGCTATTTCCAATGCTAAAAGTGTAGCTGAGCAGCCAGCTATGCTTGCTAACTTAGCTTTTGCAAATTTAGTTGCTAATACTAATCTATCTCAGCAAAATGCTGTATCTAACCAACAGGCGATGAATCAACTAGCGATGAGTATCACTGCTAAGGTCATCAATAAAATATCAGATTTGAATTCTGTAGAAGCCGTTGGGGTTAAGCAGTTGGATACAGGTGATAACGAGTCTCAAAAATAACATATTTATATTTAGTATGTAACAATATAATAAGCCAGAAGAAGAACAGTAGATTCTCCCTGAGATTAGCAAAATATGGCTTGTAGGCTCGCGGTCATCTAAAAAAGGCGATCGCTTGATTGAAGACGTTATAGTTATATTATTTTGCTAAAACAAGGATAGACAATACTGAATCATTCCTTCTGTATGTGCCGATCGCTGAGCTTAATTGTGACATCAACAGAGCTAGATCGTAGTGGACTGTTTCATCTAATTTAAGGAACATCGTCAGGTGTGGATGGGAACAGTTACAAATAACGATCGCTTAGTTGAGGCTGCGGCAAAGTGAGAAACGATGGCACAACAGCGCAAACAACTGATGAATAGACATCTTTGGGATAGCGATCGCCAATTTTTCTTTGATTATAATTACAAGACCAACAAACGCAATTCGCATCGCATCGGGATATTTGCCCCCTTCTTGCCAGACGACCCAACTTTTTCGGGGTTTGCCCTCGGTGTTGATGGCGACAAAAAAATCGGGGCCGCGATCGCGGGGAGCATTCTGTGCGGGAGGAGTATAATAGATACTGAGGTTACCCGCAGCAAAGAAGTCTTGGCGAGATTGCCAATGCCACTC
The Roseofilum reptotaenium CS-1145 DNA segment above includes these coding regions:
- a CDS encoding Uma2 family endonuclease, coding for MSTIETQHPTTHVPEVTEDLIFPSGEIESDEPELESYRHLAQLMLLLNSLEWHWQSRQDFFAAGNLSIYYTPPAQNAPRDRGPDFFVAINTEGKPRKSWVVWQEGGKYPDAMRIAFVGLVIIIKEKLAIAIPKMSIHQLFALLCHRFSLCRSLN
- a CDS encoding RebB family R body protein; its protein translation is MSDSSIPDDIQESIAISNAKSVAEQPAMLANLAFANLVANTNLSQQNAVSNQQAMNQLAMSITAKVINKISDLNSVEAVGVKQLDTGDNESQK
- a CDS encoding RebB family R body protein translates to MPSALPGDIRESIAIANAKSVAEQPALLANLAFANVVANTNLSQQNALSNQQAMNQLAMTVTAKAVNKVSDLTPLEALAVNKLYTGNDVAQQLADLRAVSKL